A genomic window from Triticum urartu cultivar G1812 chromosome 7, Tu2.1, whole genome shotgun sequence includes:
- the LOC125523038 gene encoding transcription factor RAX2-like, with product MGRAPCCDKGSVKKGPWSPEEDRKLKDYIHTHGTGGNWIALPTKAGLKRCGKSCRLRWLNYLRPNIKHGDFSEEEDRVICALFAAIGSRWSIIAAQLPGRTDNDVKNYWNTKLKKKQLHLLIAAAAQSTHGQQYSSRPPAPPFTVEHHHHTSSTSAASLGQLLMFGVGGGDHHQQQQYMSSCSSVDISNNTSAAAAAAAAAAGLQESFMFGGLQFQQQEEDTNSLLSPAAAASGNDIMTYEHHEMISPSSFFFYGDGAGGAAATQEGTRFLY from the exons aTGGGTCGAGCCCCCTGCTGTGACAAGGGCAGCGTGAAGAAGGGGCCATGGTCGCCCGAGGAGGACAGGAAGCTCAAGGACTACATCCACACCCATGGCACAGGCGGCAACTGGATCGCGCTCCCCACCAAAGCCG GCCTGAAGAGGTGCGGGAAGAGCTGCCGCCTGCGTTGGCTCAACTACCTGCGGCCGAACATCAAGCACGGCGACTTCTCCGAGGAGGAGGACAGGGTGATCTGCGCCCTCTTCGCCGCCATCGGCAGCAGGTGGTCCATCATCGCCGCGCAGCTCCCCGGGAGGACCGACAACGACGTCAAGAACTACTGGAACACCAAGctcaagaagaagcagctgcacctgctcatcgccgccgccgctcaGTCCACCCATGGCCAGCAGTACAGCTCCAGACCACCGGCACCGCCATTTACCGTTGagcaccaccaccacactagctCTACCTCTGCTGCATCTCTAGGCCAGCTCCTCATGTTTGGAGTCGGAGGAGGCGACCACCACCAGCAGCAGCAGTACATGTCGTCGTGCTCCTCGGTGGACATCTCCAACAACACcagtgctgctgctgctgctgctgctgctgctgctggccTGCAGGAGAGCTTCATGTTTGGTGGCTTGCAGTTTCAGCAGCAGGAGGAGGACACCAACAGCCTGCTCtcaccagcagcagcagcatctgGGAATGACATCATGACCTATGAGCATCATGAGATGATTTCGccgagcagcttcttcttctACGGCGACGGTGCCGGCGGTGCTGCAGCAACCCAGGAAGGGACTAGGTTCCTTTATTAG